The Streptomyces sp. NBC_00435 nucleotide sequence GATGGCGCAGGAAGTCGGCACGGGGCGCGAAGTCGGCGTCGAGGATGGCGATGAACTCCGCACCGCTGAGGGTCAGCGCGTGGTTGAGGTTGCCCGCCTTCTTCAGGTGTCCCCGGTCCGGCCGTACGACGTACTCGTAGCCGTACGAGGCGGCCAGCGCGGAGACTTCGGGCCGGTCGGCGTCGTCCAGGACCCAAGTGGTCAGTGCCCCGGGCCAGTCGACCGCCGCCACGGCGCGGTAGGCGTTCTCCAGGACGGGGAGCGGTTCGCCGCAGGTCGGCAAGTACAGGTCCACGGAGGGCAGTCGGGCGGGCTGCCAAGCGTGTACGAGGACTTCGTGCGAGGGCCGGGTCAGCCGGCGCTGGCGCAGGCTGTTCACCGAGGAGAGGGCGAGGGCGACGACGTTGAGCCCCAGGACGGCGAGGAAGGCCCAAAGGGCCGGGGTGCGCAGCGCGAACGTGAACATGGTCGTGGCGGTGAACACGAAGGCGAGCGAGGTACTGATGAGGACCCAGCGTCGTTGCGGGCCGAAGTACCAGTAGAGCTCTTCGTCGGAAGGTGGTTGCGGAAGATGATGAATGGCCATAAAGCCCCCCACGGCTGTTTATGCGACCGTTTCAGCTGCCACCATAGCGCCAAAGGTATAGACCATTTGTTGCGGGACGACCAACAGTCCGAATGAGCCACTGGATTGGCGTGTCTCATGTGGTCCAGACCTTTCGGGTCCCCATTCCACCGGCCGGACCCCTGCCCGCCGGGAAGGTGCAGGTCACGCGGGGGTGAACAGACCTGGAAGATTTGCCTGGCCAGGCCAACACCGTGGCGGGGCTCCGATGGGACCGCCGCTGCGCGGCCCTGCCCGACGCGGCTGTTTCGTCCGGCGGCGGGTGGGGAGGATGTGCCTGCAGTCGGGCGCGGGTCACGTGCTCGGCGTCGTCACGCGAGGGGTTGGGCATGGCTCAGGGGACTGTGAAGTGGTTCAACGGGGAGAAGGGCTTCGGCTTCATCTCGCCGGACGAGGGCGGCGCGGACGTCTTCGTGCACTTCAGCGCGATCCAGGGTTCCGGGTTCCGGAACCTGGAGGAGAACCAGCGCGTGGAGTTCGAGATAACCCAGGGGCAGCGCGGTCCGCAGGCCGACCAGGTCCGGGCCCTCTGACGCCGGTTCGGTCCCTCTGACACCGGTGCGGGCCCGGGTGGAGCCCGGGGTCCGGCCGGGCCCGCGGACCGCCTCGCCCAAGTGTTCCGGATCCCGTGCGGCTTCGTGCCGCCGTACGATCCGTCGACAGGAACTGCATGGTCCGCGGTCCGTGGGTGCCGCGCCGGAATCAGGAGCTCGGCGTTGGCCGGAGTGGACGTGGTACGGGAGTCGGCCGCGGCCGGACGGGTCGTGCTGTTCGAGGAGTCGGCCCGGGACGGCGCGCAGGCGAAGACGATGATGAGCGCCGGATTCCGGGTCCGGCTGGCCCGTGAGCAAGGGGCGCTCTTCGGGCCGGACGGTCCGCGGCACGTGGT carries:
- a CDS encoding cold-shock protein; the protein is MAQGTVKWFNGEKGFGFISPDEGGADVFVHFSAIQGSGFRNLEENQRVEFEITQGQRGPQADQVRAL